A part of Numenius arquata chromosome 2, bNumArq3.hap1.1, whole genome shotgun sequence genomic DNA contains:
- the ADIPOR2 gene encoding adiponectin receptor protein 2, whose amino-acid sequence MNELTELDNAGSPEPGLRLRKGHMSDTATTQAAFEEDNSEEKLLLVEPPLSSDQESCSEDSKHNDESPQEDEGFMGMSPLLQAHHAMERMEEFVCKVWEGRWRVIPHDVLPDWLKDNDYLLHGHRPPMPSFRACFKSIFRIHTETGNIWTHLLGCVFFLCLGIFYMFRPNMSFVAPVQEKVVVGLFFLGAILCLSFSWLFHTVYCHSEGVSRLFSKLDYSGIALLIMGSFVPWLYYSFYCNPQPCFIYLIVICVLGIAAIIVSQWDMFATPEYRGVRAGVFLGLGLSGVIPTLHFVISEGLLKAATMGQIGWLALMACLYITGAALYAARIPERFFPGKCDIWFHSHQLFHVFVVAGAFVHFHGVSNLQEFRFTVGGGCTEEDGMQ is encoded by the exons ATGAATGAACTAACGGAACTCGATAATGCTGGTTCTCCAGAGCCAGGTCTGCGGCTCAGAAAAGGACACATGTCTGACACTGCAACAACACAGGCAGCCTTTGAAGAGGACAACTCTGAGGAGAAGCTGCTTCTAGTGGAGCCACCTCTGTCTTCTGACCAGGAAAGT tGTTCTGAGGATTCTAAACACAATGATGAATCACCTCAAGAAGACGAAGGGTTTATGGGTATGTCACCTCTTCTACAAGCCCACCATGCTATGGAGAGAATGGAAGAATTTGTGTGTAAG GTATGGGAGGGCCGATGGAGAGTCATTCCCCACGACGTTCTGCCTGACTGGCTGAAGGACAACGACTACCTGTTGCACGGACACAGACCACCCATGCCTTCCTTCCGGGCTTGTTTCAAGAGTATCTTCAGAATACATACAGAGACTGGTAACATCTGGACACATCTTCTAG GATGCGTTTTCTTCCTTTGTCTGGGAATCTTCTACATGTTCCGGCCAAACATGTCCTTTGTAGCACCTGTTCAGGAGAAAGTGGTTGTTGGATTGTTCTTCTTGGGAGCCATACTCTGCCTCTCCTTCTCATGGCTCTTCCACACAGTTTATTGCCACTCAGAAGGTGTTTCCCGGCTCTTCTCTAA GCTGGATTATTCGGGCATTGCACTTCTCATAATGGGCAGCTTTGTACCGTGGCTGTACTACTCCTTCTATTGCAACCCTCAGCCTTGCTTCATCTACTTGATTGTGATTTGTGTCCTGGGCATCGCAGCCATAATTGTCTCACAATGGGACATGTTTGCAACCCCTGAATACCGGGGTGTTAGGGCAG GAGTATTTCTAGGTCTGGGTCTTAGTGGGGTTATTCCCACCCTGCACTTTGTCATCTCTGAGGGGCTCCTGAAAGCAGCCACAATGGGGCAGATAGGCTGGCTGGCACTCATGGCATGCCTGTACATCACTGGTGCTGCACTATATGCTGCCCGCATCCCGGAGAGATTCTTCCCTGGCAAGTGTGACATCTGG TTCCATTCCCATCAGCTGTTTCACGTCTTTGTAGTGGCTGGCGCTTTCGTGCACTTCCATGGGGTCTCGAACCTCCAGGAGTTCCGTTTCACGGTCGGAGGAGGCTGCACAGAGGAAGATGGGATGCAGTAA